A single genomic interval of Rhizobium leguminosarum bv. trifolii WSM1325 harbors:
- a CDS encoding protein of unknown function DUF214 (PFAM: protein of unknown function DUF214~KEGG: rec:RHECIAT_CH0002125 putative ABC transporter, permease protein), with amino-acid sequence MFFETLKLALRAISRNMLRSFLTVLGVVIGVAAVIALVTIGNGTTAQVSTELSRLGTNMLFVRPGQFGPGRASSEAKRFSVKDVAAIRDQIGGLRAVAPLNQSTATVIFGGQNHSTSVSGTTNDYFIAQDWNLALGRNFLPAEERGQARCIIGETVRSQLFGSADPTGQQIRVGKVSCPVIGVLAKRGQSGMGNDQDDVVIMPVKVFQRRISGSSNVPQIIISARDGVSTAKVQSDVENLLRERRKIVPGRQDDFNVNDMTQIAEAMTGTTTLLTGLLGAVAAISLLVGGIGIMNIMLVSVTERTREIGIRLAIGALENQVLTQFLVEAVALSLFGGITGIVLGLSLGFGAVTLLKVPFVFSPLMVAVAFLFSAAIGMIFGYFPARRAAQLNPIEALRHE; translated from the coding sequence ATGTTCTTTGAGACGCTGAAACTGGCGCTGCGGGCCATCAGCCGCAACATGCTGCGCTCGTTCCTGACCGTGCTCGGCGTCGTCATCGGCGTTGCCGCTGTCATCGCGCTGGTGACGATCGGCAACGGCACGACCGCACAGGTCTCGACCGAGCTGTCGCGGCTCGGCACCAACATGCTGTTCGTCCGTCCCGGCCAGTTCGGCCCCGGTCGGGCAAGCTCCGAGGCCAAGCGCTTTAGCGTCAAGGACGTCGCGGCCATCCGCGACCAGATCGGCGGTCTCAGGGCGGTGGCGCCGCTCAACCAGTCGACAGCGACCGTGATTTTCGGCGGCCAGAACCATTCGACCAGCGTGTCGGGCACCACCAACGACTATTTCATCGCACAGGACTGGAATCTGGCGCTCGGTCGCAATTTTCTTCCCGCCGAGGAACGCGGCCAGGCGCGCTGCATCATCGGCGAGACGGTGCGCTCACAGCTCTTCGGCAGCGCTGACCCTACCGGCCAGCAGATCCGCGTCGGCAAGGTCTCATGCCCGGTCATCGGGGTGCTGGCCAAGCGCGGCCAGTCCGGCATGGGCAACGACCAGGACGATGTCGTCATCATGCCGGTCAAGGTGTTTCAGCGGCGCATCAGCGGCAGCAGCAACGTGCCGCAGATCATCATCTCGGCGCGCGACGGTGTCTCCACAGCCAAAGTACAGTCCGATGTCGAAAATCTCCTGCGCGAGCGCCGCAAGATCGTGCCCGGCCGCCAGGACGATTTCAACGTCAACGACATGACTCAGATCGCCGAGGCGATGACCGGCACGACGACGCTGCTGACCGGCCTGCTCGGCGCCGTCGCGGCGATCAGCCTGCTCGTCGGCGGCATCGGCATCATGAACATCATGCTGGTCTCCGTCACCGAGCGCACCCGCGAGATCGGCATCCGCCTGGCGATCGGCGCGCTCGAAAACCAGGTGCTCACCCAGTTCCTGGTCGAGGCGGTGGCACTGTCGCTGTTCGGCGGCATCACCGGCATCGTGCTGGGGCTCAGCCTCGGCTTCGGCGCTGTGACGCTGCTGAAAGTACCCTTCGTCTTCAGCCCCCTGATGGTCGCCGTCGCCTTCCTGTTCTCCGCGGCGATCGGCATGATCTTCGGCTATTTTCCGGCGAGAAGGGCCGCGCAGTTGAACCCGATCGAGGCGCTGCGGCACGAATAA
- a CDS encoding Glyoxalase/bleomycin resistance protein/dioxygenase (PFAM: Glyoxalase/bleomycin resistance protein/dioxygenase~KEGG: hypothetical protein) encodes MPLNRLVIYAGNVEETARFYEKHFGFKATSLPGDRIVELVAQDGGANIMLHQAAKGQRSGQSTVKLVFDVEDVEAFCSRCAENGLEFGAIHKADGYLFANAKDPCQNSISVSSRAFRKG; translated from the coding sequence ATGCCGCTCAACAGACTGGTGATTTACGCTGGGAATGTCGAGGAAACGGCGCGGTTTTATGAGAAGCACTTCGGTTTCAAGGCGACCAGCCTGCCGGGCGACAGGATCGTTGAACTGGTCGCTCAGGACGGCGGTGCGAATATCATGCTGCACCAGGCCGCCAAGGGCCAGCGGAGCGGTCAATCCACCGTCAAGCTGGTCTTCGACGTGGAGGACGTCGAGGCCTTTTGCAGTCGATGCGCGGAGAACGGCCTGGAGTTCGGCGCCATCCATAAAGCCGACGGTTATCTGTTCGCCAATGCCAAAGACCCGTGTCAAAATTCGATCTCGGTTTCCAGCCGGGCGTTTCGCAAGGGGTGA
- a CDS encoding transcriptional regulator, GntR family (PFAM: GntR domain protein; regulatory protein GntR HTH~SMART: regulatory protein GntR HTH~KEGG: ret:RHE_CH02077 GntR family transcriptional regulator), translating to MQTSQSHLAYLALEHLIVTLALKPGALVTEKQLIDMAGHGRTPVREAIQKLAWQGLILVKPRVGLQVAEIAPEDHGNVMQVRRELEPIAASLVAEHASDEQRARLLDCARAMEECAVNGDLDGFFAADKAFDEILEDACPNGFITAALGPVQTHSRRLWYSKASPERMDRAIALHVAVIRAIHQGRPDEARATMAVLIDYLSHT from the coding sequence TTGCAGACTTCTCAGAGCCATCTTGCCTATCTCGCGCTGGAGCATCTGATCGTGACGCTGGCGCTGAAGCCCGGCGCGCTTGTCACCGAAAAACAGCTGATCGATATGGCGGGCCACGGGCGTACGCCGGTGCGCGAGGCAATCCAGAAGCTCGCCTGGCAGGGACTGATCCTGGTGAAGCCGCGCGTCGGGCTGCAGGTCGCCGAGATCGCGCCGGAGGATCATGGCAATGTCATGCAGGTGCGTCGTGAGCTGGAGCCGATCGCGGCAAGCCTTGTCGCCGAACATGCGAGCGACGAACAGCGCGCGCGTCTCCTCGACTGCGCCCGCGCGATGGAGGAATGCGCCGTTAACGGCGATCTCGACGGCTTCTTCGCCGCCGACAAGGCCTTCGACGAAATCCTCGAGGATGCCTGCCCGAACGGCTTCATCACGGCAGCACTCGGCCCGGTGCAGACGCATTCACGTCGCCTCTGGTACTCCAAGGCAAGCCCGGAGCGCATGGACCGCGCCATCGCGCTGCACGTCGCCGTCATCCGCGCCATCCATCAGGGCAGGCCGGATGAAGCGCGCGCCACCATGGCGGTGCTGATCGATTACCTCAGCCACACATAG
- a CDS encoding Oxidoreductase FAD-binding domain protein (PFAM: Oxidoreductase FAD-binding domain protein; oxidoreductase FAD/NAD(P)-binding domain protein~KEGG: rec:RHECIAT_CH0002128 ferredoxin-NADP+ reductase protein), whose product MNAPAKTEDFASSIPAGVYAETVLDVTHYTDRLFRFTMTRPQGFRFRSGEFAMIGLMVEGKPVFRAYSIASPAWAEELEFFSIKVPDGPLTSHLQEIKPGDQVLMRKKPTGTLVLDALTPGRRLYMFSTGTGIAPFASLIRDPETYEKFEEVILTHTTRDVAELKYGFDLVHEIQNDELLKEVVGDKLRHYPTVTREDFEYRGRITDLISSGKLFTDLGVPPLDPVIDRGMICGSSAMLKDTKELLEKAGLDEGANSKPAEFVIERAFVG is encoded by the coding sequence ATGAACGCGCCTGCAAAGACCGAAGACTTCGCCTCGTCCATCCCCGCCGGCGTCTACGCCGAGACGGTGCTCGATGTCACGCACTATACCGACCGGCTCTTCCGCTTCACGATGACCCGGCCGCAGGGCTTCCGTTTCCGTTCCGGCGAATTCGCGATGATCGGCCTGATGGTCGAGGGCAAACCGGTCTTCCGCGCCTATTCGATCGCCAGCCCCGCCTGGGCCGAAGAGCTTGAATTCTTCTCGATCAAGGTGCCGGACGGTCCGCTCACCTCACATCTGCAGGAGATCAAGCCGGGCGACCAGGTGCTGATGCGCAAGAAGCCAACGGGCACGCTGGTGCTCGATGCGCTGACGCCAGGCCGTCGTCTCTACATGTTCTCGACAGGAACGGGCATTGCGCCTTTCGCCAGCCTGATCCGCGATCCCGAGACCTATGAAAAGTTCGAGGAAGTCATCCTCACCCATACGACACGCGACGTCGCCGAGCTGAAATACGGCTTCGACCTCGTGCACGAGATCCAGAATGACGAGCTGCTGAAGGAAGTCGTCGGCGACAAGCTGCGCCACTATCCGACAGTCACGCGCGAGGATTTCGAATATCGCGGCCGCATCACCGACCTGATCTCCTCCGGCAAGCTGTTCACCGATCTCGGCGTGCCGCCGCTCGACCCGGTGATCGACCGCGGCATGATCTGCGGTTCCTCGGCCATGCTGAAGGATACCAAGGAACTGCTCGAGAAGGCCGGCCTCGATGAAGGCGCCAACAGCAAGCCCGCCGAATTCGTCATCGAGCGCGCTTTCGTCGGCTAA
- a CDS encoding Phosphatidylcholine synthase (KEGG: rec:RHECIAT_CH0002129 phosphatidylcholine synthase protein) codes for MKIFNYKRVPYAEMRAFSVHILTASGSFLAFLGVVAAAEHRFIDMFWWLGLALLVDGIDGPIARKVRVKEVLPNWSGDTLDNIIDYVTYVLLPAFALYQSGMIGEPWSFVAAGMIVVSSAIYYADMGMKTDEYFFSGFPVVWNMIVFTLFVIDASATTALTVVIVSVVLTFLPINFLHPVRVKRLRPLNLGVFFLWSALGIFSLLMHFDTPEWALILFIVTGAYLYVIGAVLQFFPALGREA; via the coding sequence ATGAAGATTTTCAACTACAAGCGCGTTCCTTATGCGGAGATGCGCGCCTTTTCCGTCCATATCCTGACGGCATCCGGCTCCTTCCTTGCCTTTCTTGGCGTCGTCGCTGCCGCCGAGCACCGCTTCATCGACATGTTCTGGTGGCTGGGACTTGCCCTTCTGGTCGACGGCATAGACGGGCCGATCGCCCGCAAGGTGCGCGTCAAGGAAGTGCTGCCGAACTGGTCGGGCGATACGCTCGACAATATCATCGATTACGTCACCTATGTGCTTCTGCCGGCCTTCGCGCTTTATCAGAGCGGCATGATCGGCGAGCCCTGGTCCTTCGTCGCCGCCGGCATGATCGTCGTCTCGAGCGCCATTTACTATGCCGATATGGGCATGAAGACGGACGAATATTTCTTCTCCGGCTTTCCCGTCGTCTGGAATATGATCGTCTTCACGCTGTTCGTCATCGATGCCAGCGCCACGACGGCGCTCACCGTCGTCATCGTCTCGGTGGTGCTGACCTTCCTGCCGATCAATTTCCTCCACCCGGTCCGGGTCAAAAGGCTGCGCCCGCTCAACCTCGGCGTCTTTTTCCTGTGGTCGGCGCTCGGCATTTTTTCGCTGCTGATGCATTTCGACACGCCCGAATGGGCGCTCATTCTCTTTATCGTGACTGGAGCCTATCTTTACGTCATCGGCGCGGTGCTGCAATTCTTCCCCGCCCTGGGACGCGAAGCATAG
- a CDS encoding Alcohol dehydrogenase zinc-binding domain protein (PFAM: Alcohol dehydrogenase zinc-binding domain protein; Alcohol dehydrogenase GroES domain protein~KEGG: rec:RHECIAT_CH0002130 quinone oxidoreductase protein), translating to MTKTQAVSFSRTGGPEVFDYVEIDLPSPSTGEVQIRQAAVGLNFIDVYFRNGTYKAPHLPFVTGKEGAGTVTSVGPGVEDFKVGDRVAYASADGAYSAERNVETRHLVHVPEGIELETAAAMMLKGMTAEYLLNRTFKVGPQTVLLFHAAAGGVGLIAGQWAKALGATVIGTAGSEDKIELALAHGYDHVINYKSDSFVDRVRDITGGKGVDVVYDSIGRDTFPQSLDCLKPRGLFASFGQSSGPIENFTLAALAQRGSLFATRPTLFTYIATRQELIDSAKALFDIVQSNKVRININQTYPLREVGRAHADLETRKTTGTTLLIP from the coding sequence ATGACCAAAACGCAGGCTGTTTCATTTTCGAGAACGGGTGGGCCGGAGGTTTTCGACTATGTCGAGATCGATCTTCCCTCACCCTCGACGGGCGAAGTGCAGATCAGGCAGGCGGCGGTTGGGCTTAATTTCATCGACGTCTATTTCCGCAACGGCACCTACAAGGCGCCGCATCTGCCCTTCGTCACCGGCAAGGAGGGCGCCGGCACCGTGACATCGGTCGGTCCCGGCGTCGAGGATTTCAAGGTCGGCGACCGTGTCGCCTATGCCAGTGCCGATGGTGCCTATAGCGCCGAGCGCAATGTCGAGACGCGCCATCTGGTGCATGTTCCCGAGGGAATCGAGCTCGAAACCGCAGCGGCGATGATGCTGAAGGGCATGACCGCCGAATATCTCTTGAACCGCACCTTCAAGGTCGGCCCGCAGACCGTCCTGCTGTTCCACGCCGCTGCCGGCGGCGTCGGCCTGATCGCCGGCCAATGGGCTAAGGCGCTGGGCGCCACCGTCATCGGCACGGCGGGCTCTGAAGACAAGATCGAGCTGGCGCTCGCCCATGGCTACGATCATGTGATCAACTACAAGAGCGACAGCTTCGTCGACCGTGTCCGCGACATCACCGGCGGCAAGGGCGTGGATGTCGTCTACGATTCGATCGGCCGCGATACTTTTCCACAGTCGCTTGACTGCCTGAAGCCGCGGGGCCTTTTTGCCTCCTTCGGCCAATCCTCCGGACCGATCGAGAATTTCACCCTTGCGGCTCTGGCGCAAAGGGGCTCGCTCTTTGCGACGCGGCCGACGCTCTTCACCTATATCGCCACGCGTCAGGAACTGATCGACAGTGCGAAAGCGCTATTTGATATTGTGCAAAGCAACAAAGTGCGTATCAATATCAATCAAACCTATCCGCTGCGTGAGGTTGGGCGGGCTCATGCGGATCTGGAGACAAGAAAAACAACAGGAACGACGCTGCTGATTCCATGA
- a CDS encoding ABC transporter related (PFAM: ABC transporter related~SMART: AAA ATPase~KEGG: rec:RHECIAT_CH0002131 probable ABC transporter, ATP-binding protein), with product MSPLNVPDSGALLSVQKLTKFFGGFAACNEIDLDIAPGEIHALLGENGAGKSTLVKMLFGVLEPTGGHILWQGQPVAIASPGEARKLGIGMVFQHFSLFEALTVAENIALSLDDAIPIDKIAEEARALSIAYGLPLDPHAHVADLSVGERQRIEIVRALLQNPKLIILDEPTSVLTPQEADRLFETLFKLRAEGRSVLYISHRLEEVQRICDRATVLRHGRVTGACDPKHETPASLARMMVGSEVATVTHPERSDKGEIQLAVANLSVAARTPFAMPLRDVSMAVRSGEILAIAGVAGNGQSELFDALSGEYPVVSAEAIVIRKRPVGNQGITARRLLGAGFVPEERHGHAAVSAMKLSDNLVLARSQSDRKAFLGLLGIIRHAAVKSAARRISEAMDVRKSSDDPAAGSLSGGNLQKFIVGRELDRQPAVLVVNQPTWGVDAGAASRIRQALVDLARAGSAVVVISQDLDEIFEVATDIAVICEGRLSRPFPAGELTRERIGLLMGGLHESSSPPEAPHAH from the coding sequence GTGTCGCCATTGAATGTGCCGGATTCCGGCGCGTTATTATCGGTCCAGAAGCTGACGAAGTTCTTCGGTGGCTTTGCAGCCTGCAATGAAATCGATCTCGATATCGCGCCGGGCGAAATTCATGCGCTTCTCGGCGAAAATGGTGCAGGCAAATCCACCCTGGTGAAGATGCTGTTCGGCGTTCTCGAGCCGACGGGCGGGCATATCCTCTGGCAGGGCCAGCCGGTCGCGATCGCGTCGCCCGGTGAAGCCCGCAAGCTCGGCATCGGCATGGTCTTCCAGCATTTTTCGCTGTTCGAGGCGCTGACGGTTGCCGAAAACATCGCGCTGTCGCTCGATGACGCCATCCCGATCGACAAAATCGCCGAGGAGGCGAGGGCGCTGTCCATCGCCTACGGCCTGCCGCTCGATCCGCATGCCCATGTCGCCGATCTCTCGGTCGGCGAGCGCCAGCGTATCGAGATCGTCCGTGCGCTGCTGCAGAACCCGAAGCTCATCATCCTCGACGAACCGACCTCGGTGCTGACGCCGCAGGAAGCCGACAGACTGTTCGAGACGCTGTTCAAACTGCGCGCCGAGGGGCGTTCGGTTCTTTATATCAGCCACCGCCTGGAGGAAGTGCAGCGCATCTGCGATCGCGCCACAGTCCTGCGCCATGGCCGCGTGACCGGCGCATGCGATCCCAAACACGAAACGCCGGCCTCGCTCGCCCGCATGATGGTCGGCAGCGAAGTGGCGACCGTGACGCATCCGGAGCGCAGCGACAAGGGCGAGATCCAGCTTGCCGTTGCCAACCTTTCCGTCGCCGCGCGCACCCCCTTCGCTATGCCGCTGCGCGACGTGTCGATGGCGGTCCGCTCCGGCGAAATCCTCGCCATAGCAGGTGTCGCGGGCAACGGCCAAAGCGAGCTCTTCGACGCATTGTCCGGCGAATATCCCGTTGTTTCGGCCGAGGCGATCGTCATCCGCAAGAGGCCGGTCGGTAACCAGGGCATTACCGCCCGGCGTCTTCTCGGCGCCGGCTTCGTGCCGGAGGAGCGCCATGGCCATGCCGCCGTCTCTGCCATGAAACTGTCGGATAATCTCGTCCTTGCCCGCAGCCAGTCGGACCGCAAGGCGTTTCTGGGCCTGCTCGGTATCATTCGCCACGCTGCGGTGAAATCCGCCGCAAGGCGCATTTCCGAGGCGATGGATGTCCGCAAGAGCAGTGATGATCCGGCGGCCGGCTCCCTGTCAGGCGGCAACCTGCAGAAGTTTATCGTCGGACGCGAGCTCGACCGTCAGCCGGCAGTCCTCGTCGTCAACCAGCCGACCTGGGGCGTCGATGCCGGGGCTGCAAGCCGCATCCGTCAGGCGCTCGTCGATCTCGCAAGAGCTGGTTCGGCCGTCGTCGTTATCAGCCAGGATCTCGACGAGATCTTCGAAGTGGCGACCGATATTGCCGTCATCTGCGAAGGCCGTCTTTCCCGCCCGTTCCCGGCCGGCGAACTGACGCGGGAAAGGATCGGACTGCTGATGGGCGGACTGCACGAGAGCAGCTCTCCCCCGGAGGCGCCCCATGCGCATTGA
- a CDS encoding inner-membrane translocator (PFAM: inner-membrane translocator~KEGG: rec:RHECIAT_CH0002132 probable ABC transporter, permease protein) has product MRIELEKRPDVSKLFAVVSPLLALVLTLVFGAIMFAMLGKDPVEALDAFFVEPLLEVWSLHELAIKAAPLILIAVGLAVCYRSNNWNIGAEGQFTIGAITGSYLPIVFYDWHSPLVLPLMLILGAFGGALFAAIPALLKAHFNTNEILTSLMLVYIAQLFLDWLIRGAWRDPKGFNFPVSRDFAPEAVLPAIWEESGRAHWAFIFAIIAAVGAWFMLRYTLKGFEIVVLGQSERAGRFAGFSSKKMIWFSFLFSGALAGLAGISEVSGSIGHLQPAISPGYGFTAIIVAFLGRLNPLGIIASGLVLALTYLGGEAAQLSLGVSDKVTRVFQGLLLFFVLSCDTLIYYKIRIVWSRLRGRAA; this is encoded by the coding sequence ATGCGCATTGAACTTGAAAAACGGCCCGACGTCTCGAAGCTCTTCGCCGTCGTCTCGCCACTGCTTGCCCTTGTCCTGACGCTGGTATTCGGCGCCATCATGTTTGCCATGCTCGGCAAGGACCCGGTCGAGGCACTCGACGCCTTCTTCGTCGAGCCGCTGCTCGAGGTCTGGTCGTTGCACGAGCTGGCGATCAAGGCCGCCCCGCTTATCCTGATCGCCGTCGGCCTGGCCGTCTGTTATCGCTCGAACAACTGGAATATCGGCGCGGAAGGCCAGTTCACCATCGGCGCCATCACCGGCTCCTATCTGCCGATCGTCTTTTACGACTGGCATTCGCCGCTCGTGCTGCCGCTGATGCTGATCCTTGGTGCGTTCGGTGGTGCGCTTTTCGCCGCCATTCCGGCGCTGCTGAAGGCGCATTTCAACACCAATGAGATCCTGACGTCACTGATGCTGGTCTATATCGCCCAGCTCTTCCTTGACTGGCTGATTCGCGGCGCCTGGCGGGATCCGAAGGGCTTCAACTTTCCAGTCTCGCGCGATTTCGCGCCGGAGGCGGTGCTGCCGGCGATCTGGGAAGAGTCGGGCCGCGCCCATTGGGCCTTCATCTTCGCCATCATTGCGGCGGTCGGTGCCTGGTTCATGCTGCGTTATACGCTGAAAGGCTTCGAGATCGTCGTGCTCGGCCAATCGGAACGGGCAGGGCGTTTTGCCGGTTTCTCGTCGAAGAAGATGATCTGGTTCAGCTTTCTCTTCTCGGGCGCTCTTGCCGGCCTTGCTGGCATCAGCGAGGTTTCCGGCTCGATCGGCCACCTGCAGCCGGCGATTTCGCCGGGCTACGGCTTCACCGCCATCATCGTCGCCTTCCTTGGCCGCCTCAATCCACTCGGCATCATTGCATCCGGCCTGGTGCTGGCGCTGACCTATCTCGGCGGCGAGGCAGCCCAGCTTTCGCTCGGCGTTTCCGACAAGGTCACCCGCGTCTTCCAGGGCTTACTGCTCTTCTTCGTGCTCTCCTGCGATACGCTGATCTATTACAAAATCCGCATTGTCTGGTCGCGGTTAAGGGGCAGGGCGGCATGA
- a CDS encoding inner-membrane translocator (PFAM: inner-membrane translocator~KEGG: ret:RHE_CH02083 sugar ABC transporter, permease protein), whose translation MSIFEAILLTVITASTPLVIAALGELVTERSGVLNLGVEGMMIMGAVAAFAGAQMSGSPYVGIVCGIAAGALFSLLFAFLTLTLVANQVATGLALTLLGLGASGMLGEAYVSVPGIRLGEIVIPALSDIPVVGHALFSQDLIFYLSIALVVGVSWFLFRSRIGLKLRAIGDNHGSAHALGIHVIRTRYLAVMFGGACAGLAGAQLSLVYTPQWAENMSAGRGWITLALVVFASWRPWRVFAGGYLFGAVTILQLHAQAFGLGIPSQFLSMLPYAATIVVLIIISHNRRTTLINTPASLGKAFVPER comes from the coding sequence ATGAGCATCTTCGAAGCCATTCTTCTGACTGTCATCACCGCCTCGACGCCGCTCGTCATCGCCGCACTCGGCGAACTGGTGACCGAGCGCTCCGGCGTTCTCAATCTCGGCGTCGAAGGCATGATGATCATGGGTGCAGTCGCCGCCTTTGCCGGCGCGCAGATGTCGGGTTCGCCCTATGTCGGCATTGTCTGCGGCATTGCGGCAGGCGCGCTTTTCTCTCTGTTGTTTGCCTTCCTGACACTAACGCTGGTGGCGAACCAGGTGGCAACTGGACTGGCGCTCACCCTTCTCGGCCTCGGCGCCTCAGGCATGCTTGGCGAAGCCTATGTCAGCGTGCCCGGCATTCGGCTAGGAGAGATCGTCATTCCCGCCCTGTCGGATATTCCGGTCGTTGGCCACGCTCTCTTCAGCCAGGACCTAATCTTCTACCTGTCGATCGCGCTCGTCGTCGGCGTCAGCTGGTTCCTGTTCCGCAGCCGGATCGGGCTGAAGCTCAGGGCGATCGGCGACAATCACGGTTCGGCCCACGCACTCGGTATTCACGTCATCCGTACGCGGTATCTGGCGGTGATGTTCGGCGGTGCCTGCGCCGGTCTTGCCGGCGCGCAGCTTTCGCTCGTCTACACGCCACAATGGGCCGAGAACATGTCGGCCGGCCGCGGCTGGATCACGCTGGCGCTGGTGGTCTTTGCCTCTTGGCGGCCGTGGCGGGTCTTTGCCGGCGGTTATCTCTTCGGCGCGGTCACCATCCTGCAGCTTCACGCGCAGGCCTTCGGTCTCGGCATTCCCTCGCAGTTTCTCTCGATGCTGCCCTATGCCGCGACTATTGTGGTTCTCATCATCATTTCCCATAATCGGCGCACGACGTTGATCAACACGCCCGCGTCGCTCGGAAAAGCCTTCGTGCCGGAGCGATAA
- a CDS encoding basic membrane lipoprotein (PFAM: basic membrane lipoprotein~KEGG: rec:RHECIAT_CH0002134 putative ABC transporter, substrate-binding protein) encodes MKKLAFTLAASAAAVIGISSAAQAADKTKVCFVYVGSHTDGGYSQAHDLGRQQIQAEFGDKIDTPYLENVPEGPDAERAIERLARSGCKLIFTTSFGFMDATVKVAAKFPDVKFEHGTGYKAGPNLATYNSRFYEGRYILGQIAAKTSKNHGAAYIASFPIPEVVMGINSFEQGAKSVDPSFKLKVIWVNTWFDPGKEADAAKAMVDQGVDVLTQHTDTTAPMQVAEERGIHAFGQASDMIAAGPKAQLTAIVDTWGTYYSKRVHALLDGTWKSEQSWDGLKDGILKMAPYTNMPDDVKKMAEETEAKIKSGELHPFTGPINKQDGTPWLKAGEKADDGTLLGMNFYVEGVDDKLPGK; translated from the coding sequence ATGAAGAAGTTAGCATTCACACTTGCCGCCTCGGCTGCCGCCGTGATCGGCATCTCTTCCGCCGCGCAAGCCGCGGACAAGACGAAGGTCTGCTTCGTCTATGTCGGTTCGCATACCGACGGCGGCTATTCACAGGCCCACGACCTCGGCCGCCAGCAGATCCAGGCCGAGTTCGGCGACAAGATCGACACGCCTTATCTCGAAAACGTGCCGGAAGGCCCGGATGCCGAGCGCGCCATCGAGCGCCTTGCCCGTTCCGGCTGCAAGCTGATCTTCACGACGTCCTTCGGCTTCATGGACGCGACCGTCAAGGTCGCCGCCAAGTTCCCGGACGTGAAGTTCGAGCATGGCACCGGCTACAAGGCCGGCCCGAACCTTGCGACCTACAATTCGCGCTTCTATGAAGGCCGCTACATCCTCGGCCAGATCGCCGCCAAGACCTCGAAGAATCACGGCGCGGCCTACATCGCCTCCTTCCCGATTCCCGAAGTCGTGATGGGCATCAACTCGTTCGAACAGGGCGCCAAGTCGGTCGATCCGAGCTTCAAGCTGAAGGTCATCTGGGTCAACACCTGGTTCGACCCCGGCAAGGAAGCCGATGCCGCCAAGGCGATGGTCGACCAGGGCGTCGACGTCTTGACGCAGCACACCGACACGACTGCGCCGATGCAGGTCGCCGAAGAACGCGGCATCCACGCCTTCGGCCAGGCCTCCGACATGATCGCAGCAGGCCCGAAGGCTCAGCTGACGGCAATCGTTGACACTTGGGGGACCTACTACTCCAAGCGCGTTCACGCTCTTCTGGACGGCACCTGGAAGTCCGAGCAGAGCTGGGACGGCCTGAAGGACGGCATCCTGAAGATGGCGCCCTATACCAACATGCCCGACGACGTGAAGAAGATGGCCGAGGAAACCGAAGCCAAGATCAAGTCAGGCGAACTGCATCCCTTCACCGGCCCGATCAACAAGCAGGACGGAACGCCCTGGCTGAAGGCTGGCGAGAAGGCCGATGACGGCACGCTGCTCGGCATGAACTTCTATGTCGAAGGCGTCGACGATAAGCTGCCGGGTAAATAG